From Nitrobacter sp. NHB1, a single genomic window includes:
- a CDS encoding bifunctional diguanylate cyclase/phosphodiesterase, which produces MPQVQAPQVSEILAALGRAAFAWDIASDAITWTEQAAAIFQDIDPALLATGAGFASLIEPSGSIRADVLLAAPPARRRGEGVPYRIEYGVRASASAPMLWIEESGCWFAGADGKAVRAEGIVRLENERRARDEQLIRLSRNDALTGELNRTHLTAALAEAIEEAARYRSSFAFMMVGIDHLARINDAFGFDVADEVIGDVARRIRARLRGGDVLGRFSGNKFGAVLKNCTVDDMSVAAERLLAGIRDEIVPTRSGPVSVTASIGAVLAPRYARTADEAINRAQETLEAAKSRRSGSFAVWRPSVERDAQRRINIRVTDEIVTALNERRIVTAFEPVVDARTRDPAFYECLVRMHQRDGQVLLAPDVVPVAEKLGLIRLVDHRVLELVIAELAEAPGVRLSLNISPETTMDADWWAAIESLMGAHPGVAERLIVEITETVAIQDIDDVREFVTRLKNFGSRIAIDDFGAGYTSFRNLRKLGVDIVKIDGAFVQNIARSPDDRAFVQTLIDLARRLDIRTVAEWVQDEQSALMLRDWGCDYIQGRLIGLASPERPWNGPEAVPAER; this is translated from the coding sequence GTGCCCCAAGTACAAGCGCCCCAAGTATCGGAGATTCTTGCCGCGCTCGGTCGGGCTGCGTTCGCCTGGGATATCGCAAGCGATGCCATCACCTGGACCGAGCAGGCTGCGGCGATCTTTCAGGATATCGACCCGGCCTTGCTCGCAACCGGTGCCGGGTTTGCCTCCCTGATCGAGCCGTCGGGATCGATCCGCGCCGACGTCTTGCTTGCCGCGCCGCCCGCCCGGCGGCGCGGTGAGGGGGTGCCCTATCGCATCGAATACGGCGTGCGCGCCAGCGCCTCGGCGCCGATGCTCTGGATCGAGGAATCCGGCTGCTGGTTCGCCGGCGCCGACGGCAAGGCGGTGCGCGCCGAGGGTATCGTGCGGCTCGAGAATGAGCGGCGCGCGCGCGACGAGCAGCTTATCAGGCTGTCGCGCAACGATGCCCTGACCGGCGAGCTCAATCGCACGCATCTGACGGCGGCGCTCGCCGAGGCGATCGAGGAAGCCGCGCGCTACCGGTCGTCTTTTGCCTTCATGATGGTCGGGATCGATCACCTCGCGCGCATCAACGACGCTTTCGGCTTCGATGTCGCCGACGAGGTGATCGGCGATGTCGCCAGGCGTATCCGCGCGCGCTTGCGCGGCGGCGACGTGCTTGGCCGTTTCTCTGGCAACAAGTTCGGAGCGGTCCTGAAGAATTGCACGGTCGATGACATGAGTGTCGCCGCCGAGCGGCTTCTGGCAGGCATTCGCGACGAGATCGTGCCGACCAGATCCGGCCCGGTCTCGGTCACCGCCTCGATCGGCGCGGTCCTCGCCCCGCGCTACGCTCGCACCGCCGATGAAGCGATCAACCGTGCCCAGGAAACTCTCGAGGCCGCGAAAAGTCGCCGCAGCGGCTCGTTCGCGGTGTGGCGGCCGAGCGTCGAACGCGACGCGCAGCGCCGGATCAACATCCGGGTCACCGACGAAATCGTCACCGCGCTGAACGAGCGTCGCATCGTCACCGCCTTCGAGCCGGTGGTCGATGCACGCACCCGCGATCCGGCGTTCTACGAGTGCCTGGTGCGGATGCATCAGCGGGACGGTCAGGTCCTGCTCGCGCCCGATGTCGTGCCGGTGGCGGAGAAGCTCGGCCTGATCCGCCTCGTCGATCATCGCGTGCTTGAGCTTGTCATCGCCGAGTTGGCAGAAGCGCCCGGCGTCCGGCTCAGCCTCAATATCTCGCCGGAGACCACCATGGACGCCGACTGGTGGGCGGCGATCGAATCGTTGATGGGCGCGCATCCCGGCGTCGCCGAACGCCTGATCGTCGAGATCACCGAAACGGTGGCGATTCAGGATATCGACGACGTCAGGGAATTCGTTACGCGGCTGAAGAACTTCGGCAGCCGGATCGCGATCGACGATTTCGGCGCCGGCTACACCTCGTTCCGGAATCTGCGCAAGCTCGGCGTGGACATCGTCAAGATCGACGGCGCGTTCGTGCAAAACATCGCGCGCTCCCCCGACGACCGGGCGTTCGTGCAGACGCTGATCGATCTGGCGCGGCGGCTCGATATCAGGACGGTGGCCGAGTGGGTTCAGGACGAGCAATCCGCCCTCATGCTGCGTGACTGGGGTTGCGACTACATCCAGGGACGGCTGATCGGTCTTGCCTCGCCGGAACGGCCGTGGAACGGCCCGGAAGCCGTTCCCGCCGAGAGATGA
- the rpmF gene encoding 50S ribosomal protein L32, whose protein sequence is MAVPRRKTSPSRRGMRRSADALSKPTYAEDKDSGELRRPHHLDLKTGMYKGRQVLKAKSDS, encoded by the coding sequence ATGGCCGTTCCAAGAAGAAAAACATCGCCGTCGCGGCGTGGCATGCGCCGTTCGGCGGATGCGCTTAGCAAGCCGACCTATGCCGAGGACAAGGATTCCGGCGAACTGCGCCGTCCCCATCATCTCGACCTGAAGACCGGCATGTACAAGGGCCGCCAGGTTTTGAAGGCCAAGAGCGACTCCTGA
- the mtgA gene encoding monofunctional biosynthetic peptidoglycan transglycosylase, translating to MRRAIRIMVLVVFGLLLVPYLLTPFYRTGHPVSTLMMWRKLSGAPMSRQWIDFAAMSPVLPRSVIASEDARFCSHHGIDWGSLRGVLDDADDGGVKRGASTITQQVAKNLFLWPGRSVIRKALEFPLAMWIDAVMPKQRILEIYLNIAEWGPGGQFGVEAGSRYAFGRSAANLTAREAALMAAILPNPVRRSARKPGPGVRRLAGTYMVRARAAELGSCWRDNRGS from the coding sequence ATGCGGCGGGCGATCCGTATCATGGTGCTGGTCGTGTTCGGCCTGCTGCTGGTGCCCTATTTGCTGACGCCATTTTACCGGACCGGCCATCCGGTCTCGACGCTGATGATGTGGCGCAAGCTCTCCGGTGCGCCGATGTCGCGGCAGTGGATCGATTTCGCGGCGATGTCGCCGGTGCTGCCGCGCTCCGTGATTGCGTCGGAGGATGCCAGGTTTTGCAGCCATCACGGCATCGACTGGGGCTCGCTGCGAGGTGTGCTCGACGATGCCGATGACGGCGGGGTGAAGCGCGGCGCCTCGACGATCACGCAGCAGGTGGCGAAAAATCTGTTCCTGTGGCCGGGACGCAGCGTGATCCGCAAGGCGCTGGAATTTCCGTTGGCGATGTGGATCGACGCCGTCATGCCCAAGCAGCGGATTCTTGAAATCTATCTGAATATCGCGGAATGGGGCCCGGGCGGCCAGTTCGGGGTCGAGGCCGGCTCCCGTTATGCCTTCGGGCGCTCCGCGGCCAACCTGACGGCGCGGGAAGCCGCGCTGATGGCCGCGATCCTTCCCAATCCCGTCAGGCGCAGCGCCCGAAAACCCGGTCCCGGGGTTCGCCGGCTGGCGGGGACCTATATGGTCCGGGCGCGGGCTGCCGAACTGGGCAGTTGCTGGCGCGACAATCGCGGTTCCTAG
- a CDS encoding polyprenyl synthetase family protein has protein sequence MTSGLSSADFAKRLDRTADETEALLGTLLSDTPLSDEIARPKRLMDAMRYSSLGGGKRLRPFLVVESSAVFGVPREAALLAGAALECIHCYSLIHDDLPAMDNSDLRRGRPTLHKTTDDATAILAGDGLLTLAFDIVTRDEVHKDAAVRLLLTRALARAAGIGGMVGGQMLDLAGEGRFGDREPVDVARLQQMKTGALLRFGCISGALLGQASQKDHQALDTYGRALGEAFQIADDLLDVEGDAAALGKPAGADAALGKTTFVTQLGIDGAKKRVCDLLAKADEALSAFGARGDVLRAAAHFVADRKN, from the coding sequence ATGACGTCAGGACTTTCATCCGCCGATTTCGCAAAACGCCTCGACAGGACGGCGGACGAGACCGAGGCCCTGCTGGGGACATTGCTGTCCGATACGCCCCTGTCTGATGAGATCGCGCGCCCGAAGCGGCTGATGGACGCCATGCGCTATTCCTCGCTCGGCGGCGGCAAGCGGCTGCGGCCGTTTCTGGTGGTCGAAAGCTCTGCCGTGTTCGGAGTTCCCCGCGAGGCCGCGCTGCTGGCCGGAGCGGCGCTCGAATGCATCCATTGCTATTCGCTGATCCATGACGACCTGCCGGCGATGGACAACAGCGACCTGCGCCGCGGGCGCCCGACCCTACATAAGACCACCGACGACGCCACCGCGATCCTCGCCGGCGACGGCCTGCTGACGCTCGCCTTCGACATCGTCACCCGCGACGAGGTCCACAAGGATGCGGCCGTCCGCCTGTTGCTGACGCGCGCGCTAGCGCGCGCCGCCGGCATCGGTGGCATGGTCGGCGGACAGATGCTCGATCTCGCTGGCGAAGGACGCTTCGGCGACCGCGAGCCGGTGGATGTGGCGCGTTTGCAGCAGATGAAGACCGGCGCGCTGCTCCGCTTCGGCTGCATCAGTGGCGCGCTGCTCGGCCAGGCCTCGCAGAAGGACCATCAGGCGCTCGATACGTACGGCCGCGCGCTCGGCGAAGCCTTTCAGATCGCCGACGACCTGCTCGATGTCGAAGGCGATGCGGCTGCGCTCGGCAAGCCCGCCGGAGCCGACGCGGCGCTGGGCAAGACCACTTTCGTCACCCAGCTCGGCATCGACGGCGCCAAGAAGCGTGTTTGCGATCTTCTGGCGAAAGCGGACGAGGCGCTGTCGGCCTTCGGCGCGCGCGGCGACGTGCTGCGCGCCGCCGCGCATTTCGTCGCCGACCGCAAGAACTGA
- a CDS encoding DUF1345 domain-containing protein, translated as MAGKDTDEEFLLRFRKMPAPVRVIYARPRTFIAFAAGVVACLLLPHSLRLVTRLLIGWDVFAALYLILVFTVVFGSGLTHIRRNARLQDDGRFVILLVTAMGAFASIAAIVFELGAQHHSGPELALATLTIALSWAAVHATFALHYAHEYYRGAKPGGLQFPSGDRHEDADYWDFVYFSFVIGMTAQVSDVGITDKIIRRTATAHGVISFVYNTALLALMVNIAASAI; from the coding sequence ATGGCGGGCAAGGATACCGACGAGGAATTCTTGCTTCGCTTCAGGAAGATGCCGGCGCCGGTGCGCGTGATCTATGCCCGGCCGCGCACCTTCATCGCCTTCGCCGCCGGCGTCGTCGCGTGCCTGCTGCTGCCGCATTCGCTGCGGCTGGTGACGCGGCTCCTGATCGGCTGGGACGTCTTCGCCGCGCTCTATCTCATTCTGGTCTTTACCGTGGTATTCGGCAGCGGCCTCACCCACATCCGCCGCAACGCCCGGCTTCAGGACGACGGCCGCTTCGTGATCCTGCTGGTGACCGCAATGGGCGCGTTCGCCAGCATCGCCGCGATCGTGTTCGAGCTTGGCGCGCAACACCATAGCGGACCGGAACTGGCGCTGGCGACGCTGACCATCGCGCTGTCCTGGGCCGCCGTACACGCCACCTTCGCGTTGCATTACGCGCACGAATATTATCGCGGGGCCAAACCCGGCGGTCTGCAATTTCCGAGCGGCGATCGGCACGAGGACGCCGACTACTGGGATTTCGTCTATTTCTCGTTCGTGATCGGGATGACCGCGCAGGTGTCCGATGTCGGCATCACCGACAAGATCATTCGCCGCACCGCGACGGCGCATGGCGTGATCTCGTTCGTCTACAACACCGCGCTGCTGGCGCTGATGGTCAATATCGCGGCGAGCGCGATCTGA
- a CDS encoding Na+/H+ antiporter, with translation MTETFLNSLLVLAVLAASAALARRLVTAPAIVFLVVGIVLAFVPGLPPIEMQPESVLLMVLPPLIYSAGVSMSWREFKSNLRPIALLAIGCVIFTTCAVAAATHWLLGLPWGVGFVLGAIVSPPDVVAPLAIAKRLHLPHRILVILEGEGLANDATALILYRFAVLAVSTGTFSLPSAAGSFSLILLGEIAFGALVGWLSLRLRQWAHDERVEILLSLLTPYLAYWVPEHLGGSGVIATVVAGLYVSWNGPLLISAATRLQGIFFWDLAIWLIEGVLFLLMGFEVRVLMEKAKAVPLDQVLVAIALTSAIVIAARFIWVFPGTYLTRILSARVRRRDPTPSWRYVVVIGFTGIRGVVSLAVALALPLTLPDGQNFPYRDLIQLTSFGVIFVTLFGIGLTLPFVVNLLGVSQHGRREALNERDAEIAARRTIIEAARGTLTTIIAERKLPEGLAKFLEARHETRMRALPEPPGEGDEHSPATKGSSMVREIIGIERTHLHRLLREGKITDETRRRIERDLDLEEAVVNNREKHTPL, from the coding sequence ATGACCGAAACCTTTCTGAACTCCCTGCTCGTTCTCGCCGTGCTGGCCGCATCGGCCGCGCTGGCCCGGCGGCTGGTGACGGCGCCCGCCATCGTGTTTCTGGTGGTCGGCATCGTTCTCGCCTTCGTGCCAGGTCTTCCGCCGATCGAAATGCAGCCGGAAAGCGTGCTGCTGATGGTGCTGCCGCCGCTGATCTATTCGGCCGGCGTCTCCATGAGCTGGCGCGAATTCAAATCCAACCTGCGGCCGATTGCCCTGCTCGCCATCGGCTGCGTGATCTTCACCACCTGCGCGGTCGCCGCCGCGACGCACTGGCTGCTCGGCCTGCCCTGGGGCGTCGGCTTCGTGCTCGGCGCCATCGTCTCGCCGCCCGACGTTGTGGCGCCGCTCGCTATCGCCAAACGCCTGCATCTGCCGCACCGAATCCTCGTCATCCTCGAGGGCGAAGGCCTCGCCAACGACGCCACCGCGCTCATCCTTTATCGCTTCGCCGTGCTGGCGGTCTCGACCGGTACGTTTTCGCTGCCATCCGCCGCCGGATCGTTCAGCCTCATCCTGCTCGGCGAAATCGCGTTCGGCGCACTGGTCGGCTGGCTCAGCCTGCGGCTGCGGCAATGGGCCCATGACGAGCGGGTGGAAATCCTGCTGTCGCTGTTGACCCCGTATCTCGCCTACTGGGTTCCCGAGCATCTCGGCGGCTCCGGCGTGATCGCCACCGTCGTCGCCGGACTCTATGTGAGCTGGAACGGACCGCTGCTGATCTCGGCGGCGACGCGGCTGCAGGGCATCTTCTTCTGGGATCTGGCGATCTGGCTGATCGAGGGCGTGCTGTTCCTGCTGATGGGCTTCGAGGTCCGGGTGCTGATGGAAAAGGCCAAGGCGGTCCCGCTCGACCAGGTGCTGGTGGCGATCGCGCTGACCTCGGCCATCGTGATCGCGGCGCGGTTCATCTGGGTGTTTCCGGGCACCTACCTGACCCGCATCCTGAGCGCGCGGGTCCGGCGGCGCGATCCGACGCCGTCATGGCGCTATGTCGTCGTCATCGGCTTCACCGGCATTCGCGGCGTGGTGTCGCTCGCGGTCGCCCTCGCTTTGCCGCTGACACTGCCGGACGGGCAGAATTTCCCCTACCGCGACCTTATTCAGTTGACGAGTTTCGGCGTCATCTTCGTGACGCTGTTCGGCATCGGCCTGACGCTGCCCTTCGTCGTCAACCTGCTCGGCGTCTCGCAGCACGGCCGCCGCGAGGCACTGAACGAACGCGACGCCGAGATCGCGGCGCGGCGCACCATCATCGAGGCCGCGCGCGGCACCCTCACCACGATCATCGCCGAGCGCAAGCTGCCCGAAGGCCTCGCCAAGTTTCTCGAGGCACGGCACGAAACCCGGATGCGGGCGTTGCCCGAGCCGCCGGGCGAGGGCGACGAACATTCGCCGGCGACCAAGGGATCATCCATGGTGCGGGAAATCATCGGCATCGAGCGCACGCATCTGCACAGACTGCTGCGCGAGGGCAAGATCACCGACGAGACCCGCCGCCGGATCGAGCGGGATCTCGATCTGGAAGAAGCGGTCGTGAACAATCGGGAAAAGCATACGCCGCTGTAG
- the ispG gene encoding flavodoxin-dependent (E)-4-hydroxy-3-methylbut-2-enyl-diphosphate synthase, with translation MNKLENPSQRDVAGPSPRHTTTQVMVGNIAVGGGAPIVVQSMTNTDTADVEGTIAQVAALSRAGSELVRITVDRDEAAAAVPHIRDGLRKRGITTPLIGDFHYIGHKLLADHPACAEALDKYRINPGNVGFKDKRDKQFTDIVEMAIKYGKAVRIGANWGSLDQELLTHLMEENANSAAPLDARAVTREAMVQSALLSAKRAEEIGLPKTRMILSAKVSAVQDLIAVYQTLASRSDYAIHLGLTEAGMGSKGIVASSAALGILLQQGIGDTIRISLTPEPGGDRTREVQVAQELLQTMGFRTFVPLVAACPGCGRTTSTTFQELARSIQDFIRDEMPGWKTQYPGVEQLNVAVMGCIVNGPGESKHADIGISLPGTGEAPAAPVFVDGKKFKTLRGPNIATDFKALVIDYIDQRYGAGSKTPADAATAAE, from the coding sequence ATGAACAAGCTCGAAAACCCGTCGCAACGCGACGTCGCAGGCCCAAGTCCGCGGCACACAACCACGCAGGTGATGGTCGGCAATATCGCCGTCGGCGGCGGCGCGCCGATCGTGGTGCAGTCGATGACCAACACCGACACCGCCGATGTCGAGGGCACGATCGCCCAGGTCGCAGCATTGTCGCGCGCCGGTTCGGAACTGGTCCGCATCACGGTGGATCGCGACGAGGCCGCCGCCGCCGTGCCGCATATCCGCGACGGCCTGCGCAAGCGCGGCATCACCACGCCGCTGATCGGTGACTTTCATTACATCGGCCACAAGCTGCTGGCCGATCATCCGGCATGCGCCGAGGCGCTCGACAAGTACCGCATCAATCCGGGTAACGTCGGTTTCAAGGACAAGCGCGACAAGCAGTTCACCGACATCGTCGAGATGGCGATCAAGTACGGCAAGGCGGTGCGGATCGGCGCCAACTGGGGCTCGCTCGATCAGGAATTGCTGACGCATCTGATGGAAGAGAACGCCAATTCGGCTGCGCCGCTCGATGCCCGCGCCGTGACGCGCGAGGCAATGGTGCAGTCGGCGCTGTTGTCGGCGAAGCGCGCCGAGGAGATCGGCCTGCCGAAGACCAGGATGATCCTGTCGGCCAAGGTCTCGGCGGTGCAGGATCTGATCGCGGTCTACCAGACGCTGGCGTCGCGCTCGGACTACGCGATCCACCTCGGCCTCACCGAGGCCGGCATGGGCTCGAAGGGCATCGTTGCCTCAAGCGCCGCGCTCGGCATCCTGTTGCAGCAGGGCATCGGCGACACCATCCGCATCTCGCTGACGCCCGAGCCCGGTGGCGACCGCACGCGGGAAGTTCAGGTCGCGCAGGAACTGTTGCAGACCATGGGCTTTCGCACCTTCGTGCCGCTGGTCGCGGCGTGTCCCGGCTGCGGGCGCACCACCTCGACCACGTTCCAGGAACTGGCGCGATCGATCCAGGACTTCATCCGCGACGAGATGCCGGGCTGGAAGACGCAGTATCCCGGCGTCGAGCAGCTCAACGTCGCGGTCATGGGCTGCATCGTCAACGGCCCCGGCGAATCCAAGCACGCCGATATCGGCATCTCGCTGCCGGGCACCGGCGAGGCGCCGGCGGCGCCTGTCTTCGTCGACGGCAAGAAGTTCAAGACGCTGCGCGGCCCCAACATCGCCACGGATTTCAAAGCGCTGGTGATCGACTATATCGATCAGCGCTATGGCGCCGGCAGCAAGACGCCGGCCGATGCGGCGACGGCGGCGGAGTAG
- a CDS encoding Fur family transcriptional regulator: MTATRPTFPVPGHDHDRCAAEAISHAERVCARRAQKFTPIRRQVLQALLSSHRPLGAYEVIEELAKSMPRPAPITVYRALDFLMENGLVHRIESRNAFLACGHDHDASAMVAFLICEQCGSVGEIPASRVAQSLTDAARATGFTPKLSVVEITGTCAHCQTAA, encoded by the coding sequence ATGACCGCGACCAGACCGACATTCCCCGTGCCGGGGCACGATCACGACCGCTGCGCCGCAGAGGCGATCAGCCATGCGGAGCGGGTTTGTGCGCGGCGCGCGCAGAAATTCACGCCGATCCGCCGCCAGGTGTTGCAGGCGCTGCTGTCGAGCCATCGGCCGCTTGGCGCTTACGAGGTGATCGAGGAACTGGCGAAATCGATGCCGCGCCCGGCTCCGATCACGGTCTATCGTGCGCTCGATTTCTTGATGGAGAACGGCCTCGTTCACCGCATCGAAAGCCGCAATGCGTTTTTGGCCTGCGGGCACGACCATGATGCGAGCGCGATGGTGGCGTTTCTGATTTGCGAGCAATGCGGATCGGTCGGCGAAATTCCGGCAAGCCGCGTGGCGCAGAGTCTGACCGACGCCGCTCGCGCCACCGGCTTCACCCCAAAACTGTCCGTGGTCGAGATCACCGGCACCTGCGCACATTGCCAGACAGCGGCTTAA
- a CDS encoding MarR family winged helix-turn-helix transcriptional regulator has product MTDRSTHSDFLFALFEVQRLLRLFADKQASRYGLNRAQWAVLAKLERTEGLKQADVAELMEMRPITLTRLIDKLCKAGLIERRGDETDRRVNRLYLTRTARPLLANLAALRSEITRAALADISASDAHRLIGQLETVKDNVRNALQGGGHVNDDKTKERRYG; this is encoded by the coding sequence GTGACCGACCGTTCGACCCACAGTGACTTTCTGTTTGCCCTGTTCGAGGTGCAACGCCTGCTACGGCTTTTCGCCGACAAGCAGGCTTCGCGCTACGGCCTGAACCGGGCGCAGTGGGCAGTGCTCGCCAAACTGGAGCGCACCGAAGGGCTGAAGCAGGCGGATGTCGCCGAATTGATGGAAATGCGACCGATCACACTGACGCGATTGATCGACAAGCTCTGCAAGGCCGGTCTGATCGAGCGCCGCGGCGATGAAACCGATCGCCGCGTCAATCGTCTTTACCTGACCAGGACCGCGCGGCCTTTGCTGGCGAACCTCGCCGCGCTACGCAGCGAAATCACCCGAGCCGCGCTCGCCGATATCAGCGCCTCCGACGCGCACCGTCTGATCGGGCAACTCGAAACCGTCAAGGACAATGTCCGCAACGCGCTGCAAGGCGGCGGGCACGTCAACGATGATAAAACGAAAGAGCGGCGCTATGGCTGA
- a CDS encoding HlyD family secretion protein, whose product MAEPALKFPSDRKDAPTEAEAPPPPTTDAKPRRRLLASMRRYRRPLLLVVLPLIALIAGLAFYLSGGRYVTTDDAYVGAQKVLITPEVSGKIDSVTVTEGQHVKTGDPLFEIDPAPFRFAVQQAQAKLNDATIEYNTLKSNLANYAQSTALAEQSITVKRRDVDRKSALAKNNVGSQLDLDNSLSALVQAEGVNQILQQQIDNTRNKLLGDPDLPLAKFPDYAQARAALADAQRNLANTELRAPIDGIATQVDNIQLGRFVAAGTPVFSIIALGHPWVDANPKESDFTYVAVGQPVTLSIDSFPDHVFKGTVGSLSPGTGATFAILPPQNATGNFVKVVQRIPVRIYFDKDDPMVARLKSGMSVYASIDTHHRRTLAGLLGLSRAKQD is encoded by the coding sequence ATGGCTGAGCCGGCCCTGAAATTTCCGTCCGACCGGAAGGACGCCCCCACGGAGGCGGAGGCGCCGCCGCCGCCGACAACGGACGCCAAGCCACGCCGGCGGCTGCTGGCTTCGATGCGCCGCTACCGCCGGCCGCTGCTTCTGGTCGTGCTGCCGCTGATCGCGCTGATCGCCGGGCTGGCGTTCTATCTGTCGGGCGGCCGCTACGTGACCACCGACGACGCTTATGTCGGCGCGCAGAAGGTTCTGATCACACCTGAGGTCTCCGGCAAGATCGACAGCGTGACGGTGACGGAGGGCCAGCATGTCAAGACCGGCGACCCGCTGTTCGAAATCGATCCCGCGCCGTTCCGCTTCGCCGTCCAGCAGGCGCAAGCGAAACTGAACGACGCGACCATCGAATACAACACGCTGAAATCAAACCTCGCCAATTATGCCCAGTCCACGGCGCTTGCCGAGCAGAGCATCACCGTCAAGCGACGCGACGTCGATCGCAAGAGCGCGCTCGCGAAAAACAATGTCGGATCGCAGCTCGACCTCGACAATTCCCTGAGCGCGCTGGTGCAGGCGGAGGGCGTGAACCAGATTCTGCAGCAGCAGATCGACAATACGCGCAACAAACTGCTCGGCGATCCGGATTTGCCGCTGGCGAAATTCCCGGACTATGCCCAGGCCCGGGCCGCGCTGGCCGACGCGCAGCGCAACCTTGCGAATACGGAGCTGCGCGCGCCGATCGACGGCATCGCGACGCAGGTCGACAACATCCAGCTCGGCCGCTTCGTTGCCGCCGGAACCCCGGTGTTCAGCATCATCGCTCTCGGCCACCCATGGGTCGATGCGAACCCCAAGGAATCCGACTTCACCTACGTGGCCGTCGGGCAGCCCGTCACCCTCTCCATCGATTCCTTCCCGGATCATGTCTTTAAGGGCACGGTGGGGTCGCTCAGTCCTGGCACCGGCGCGACATTCGCGATCCTGCCGCCGCAGAACGCCACCGGAAACTTCGTGAAGGTCGTGCAGCGCATTCCTGTCCGGATCTATTTCGACAAGGACGATCCGATGGTCGCCAGGCTGAAATCCGGCATGAGCGTCTACGCGTCGATCGATACCCACCATCGCCGCACGCTTGCGGGCCTGCTCGGCCTGTCGCGCGCGAAGCAGGACTAG